A stretch of DNA from Amylolactobacillus amylophilus DSM 20533 = JCM 1125:
ACATCGTATCGTTATTCCGAACTAACTCGTAGTATTTATCAGGCACGACAACGCCAAGAGATAACGTCTTTACGCGGATCTTCTCATCGGCATTTTCCTTCTTTGCAGATAGGAAGTTGATGATGTCTGGGTGGAAAACATTGAGGTAAACAGCCCCGGCACCTTGCCTTTGGCCCAATTGATTTGAGTAGGAGAAGGAGTCTTCCAGCAGCTTCATCACTGGTAAGACGCCGCTTGACGCACCCACAATTCCCTTAATTGGTGCTCCAGCTTCACGCAGGTTCGAGAGTGTAATGCCGACACCACCGCCAATTCGTGACAGTTGCAGCGCCGAGTTGATGCCACGACCGATTGAGTTCATGTCATCGGTAATTTGAATGAGGAAACAGGACACAAATTCGCCCCGCCGTTTCTTGCCCGCATTCAAAAAACTCGGTGTCGCCGGCTGGTATCTTTGGTTGATCATTTCATCGGCTAACTGAGTTGCCAGCTGCTCGTTCCCATTAGCATAATAAAGGGCATTGAAAAATACCCGGTCTTCGAAAGTCTCTAGATATTCGGACTTGTCGTCACTCTTCAGGGCGTACTGGTTGAAAAACTTGTAGGCCGCCATAAATGATTTGAAGTGGAAATTGAAGTCCCGCAGGCGTTTGTACAGTTGTTCCAGGAACTCTGATGTGTATTTCTGCAGAAACTCTGCTTCGATATAGTTGTTGTCGACCAAATAAGTTAGGCGTTCCTGCAGGTTGGCGAATTGTTTGAGGTTTGGCTCGACGTTCTCTTTGAAAAAGGCTGCCAGTGCCTCGCGGTCTTTCTCCAATGGGATTTTCCCATCAATAGGTCGGTTTAATTCGTTGTTTAATTTAAAATATGTTACATCTTGAATGTTAAGCTTCTGTAGACTCATAGTTCGCCACTATCTCCTTTACGCGCGCCACATCAGTCGGCGTGCCATTGAATTCGAAATCATAAAGAATTGGTGCTTTTAAGCTGTTGGCAATGTCTTTTGCCGTGTGGATGTATAACTGATTGAAGTTTCTATTACCCGTGCCAATCACGCCAACGAGGTTCTCCTTGTTCGAACCGAAATTGAGGAAGTCGATGACGGAGTCCATCATGTTGTCGTCGTATGCGGGGACAATTAAAATAAAAGGCTGGTCCATGTCGTGATATGGATCAGCATCGTCTATCTCGTAAGCATCAAGTTCAGTCTTCTTGATGAACCGTCTGGTTTGCCCAGTAACCGTGTAGTACGCAATTTCAACCATTATTTTACAAGACCCTTAAGCTGTTCTGGTCTGAAACCGACAATTGGGTTTTCATCTTTAGGGAAAACAACAGGAACACTCTTGAAGCCGAGGCTCTTTAAATACGTAATTGCGTCTGGGTCAGAGTTGATATTCTTCTCTTCGTAGTTGATATGGTGTTCTTTTAAGAAGCGTTTAGTCATTTTGCACTGAACACAATCATTCTTAGTATATACAGTAATATTACCCATAATGTCCTCCACTCACAATTTTAAAAAGTCAATCCTTTTTGTGAGATTTTTTGTATTTTTTTGGCATCCAGACACAAGATGTTGTATGGAATTGAATGTCTGAATACTAGTTAATGTGATTGTCTGATTTTTTGCCTTGATTGTCAATAGTAAATCCTTGGATTTGTTATTTTATTAATTGGTTTATCTAAATATAGTACGTGGAATAGGATATTTGCTCAACTGCATAAAATTTTGGTCTATTTTTGATTTCTTTTTGGTGACCTTGCATCTTTTTTCCCTTATACTCATAATTGAAGTAATTGGAGGGATTCTATGAAATCTGCTTATAACTATATCGGTGTTTTTGCCTGGATAATTGTTTTTCTGTTGCTCGTATTTATTATCCAGAATATTCGTAAACGTCATATCAAGATGATTGTCATGGACCATGTGCGTTTCTCTGTCAAAAATCTGGTACTTGATGTCCTGGAAATTGTGGTTTGGGGCGGACTCCTGGTTTCGATGAGTATCGTAACATTCTTTGATAATCCATCATTAAATGACCATGCGCGCATCACGGATAGTGTTAAGTTCCGCCCGTTAATTATGACGGTTGACCAAGATAAATCCTTCTATGTTAAGGTGAACACCGTACAAAGCAGGGACTCAAAGGTCGAATATACTCTCCTTAGCGACGGCAACAAAATCACGATTAACGGAGCAAACTCCTCTATCTCAGACGGCGCGAGCCCATTATCGCCGGCCGCAAGTGCCTATCCGTTTGACGAAAAGGTATTGGTTAAGATGGATCAAAATTACCAAAAGGCCTATCTGGCAACCTATGTTGCCAGGTATAAAAAAAATTGGCGTAACGGCTTAGGACTAAGTGCTGGCAGGGTAGCAACTGAATATTATCTGATTCGGATACCTGATCAGACGTTTGTGAAAGATCAACAGACCAAATAAATAAAGGCTTACTCATCTGAATGAGCAAGCCTTTATTCATGTTTTGTAGTGAAGTTGAGTGCTACTTTGCTTTCTTAATCGAGCTCAGGTTGACCACGATTTTATTATTTAATTCGGAAACTGCTGTGTTATCTTCGGCTTCATTTGAGACGATTTCCAGTAATACCGAATTTTCATAGATTTTTTCAACTTTACCAGTGAATGGCTTCTTAATATCTTCTTTAACAGTTGCACTTACGGTTTGACCAACTTCGAGTTCTTCTTTTTTCATGAAACAACCGCCCTCTTTAATTTTTTGCAATAGGAAAATAGTATTATATCTTGCACCATTTTTCAAGTAGGAGAATCAATATGAAGAAATTAATTATTATTGCCGGCCCAAGTGGTGTTGGGAAAACCACCATTAGTCGGTATCTCACCCAAAAATACAACATACCACGGGTAATCACTCATACCACGCGACCACTGCGTTCTGGGGAACAGGACGGCGTTGATTATTATTTCGAGAGTGCCGACAGCTTTCGCCAACTGCACTTCTTTGAACACGTTAAATACGGTAGCTATCAATATGGTTCTTCAAGGGAATCATTGCAGAAATCCTTTGAAAAGAGCGATATCGTCTCACTAATAGTTGAAACGGCAGGCGTTCACACCTACCTGCAGGAGCTACCAGCGCAGGCTGTGTTCGTCTATTTGACTGTCTCAGAACCTGCCGAGTTAGCGCAACGGCTTGAGGAGCGGGGCGACACGAAAAGTCAGATTGAGAAGAGGCTGCACAGTCCGGAATTCAAGCGTGATTTAGCACTTGACGATGATCTTTTACAGCGGGCGCACATCATCAAGAACGACAGTTTAGATGCTGCTAAAGCAGCGATTGATCAACTGATTGAGTCGCTAACTAATGTTTAAATAATCAAAAAAACACTTAAGAAAGAAATAAAGTGTAACCAAAGGGCTTTTATTCTGTAACAGTCTCGAAATATCACGAGGTTACAATAATCTTCGTTAGTAAGAAAAGGTCTAGACACCTGGACGTAAAAACGGGGGAAATAAATTGAATAAATTTAAATCTAATGTGACGAAGATTTCTGCTGCAGCATTACTGGGTACTTTTGGCCTGGTAGCAGCACAACAAGTAAACTCAAATATTACATCAAATACTGTAGAAGCAGCAACAGAAGTTGGTAAAATTAACTATAAACCTGGTTACAGCCTGGCTGTTAGAAAGTCACCTAGCGTTGGTAATAACCTTACTGGTCAATATCTAAAACACGGTACTAGGTGGAAGATTATCCGCTATACAACGGATACTAATGGTGTTAAGTGGGCGGATTTAGGAAAGAATGACTGGGTTGAAGCGAAGTACCTAGTAGCATCATCAACTGCTCTTTCAAGTGCAAGTACAGTTCCAGCAGTTGCAAAGACTAGTACTCAAGTACAAGTTTATCGTGATGCTGACAAAACAAGAGCTGCACAAACACTTAATGCAAACACAAGGTGGAAAGTTATTCGCGCTACTGTAAACACTCAGGGTGTTACAATGTATGACCTTGGGAACAATGATTGGGTTGAAGCCAGTGCATTGACTGCAAATAATACTCTGAATATTTATTCAACCTCAGTTAAGGTTGTTCAGATTAAGACTGGCTACACTGCTTCAATTTACAGTAATCCTAATAATCCACAATTAACTGGTCAAAAGCTTACTTCAGGTTCTAAATGGAAGGTGATTCGTGCTGCTCAAAGTGTTAATGGAGAGGTCTGGTATGATCTTGGTAACAACGATTGGGTTCAATCTAGTTATGTTTCTGATGTTACTTCAGCATCACAAAGTTCGGACAGAAATGTTAAAATCCAAGCAGTAATCAACTTAGCTAAGCAACAACTTGGTAAGCCGTATGTATGGGGTGGTAAGGGACCAAGCGCATTTGATTGCTCTGGCTTTACACAATATGTATTTTTAAATGCTGTTGGTAAGAACATTGGTGGCTGGACTGTCCCACAAGAGTCAGCTGGTCGGCAAGTAGCAGTCTCTCAATTACAAGCAGGAGACCTGGTCTTCTGGGGTTCACACGGAAACACTTACCATGTAGGTA
This window harbors:
- a CDS encoding guanylate kinase; the protein is MKKLIIIAGPSGVGKTTISRYLTQKYNIPRVITHTTRPLRSGEQDGVDYYFESADSFRQLHFFEHVKYGSYQYGSSRESLQKSFEKSDIVSLIVETAGVHTYLQELPAQAVFVYLTVSEPAELAQRLEERGDTKSQIEKRLHSPEFKRDLALDDDLLQRAHIIKNDSLDAAKAAIDQLIESLTNV
- a CDS encoding C40 family peptidase, with translation MNKFKSNVTKISAAALLGTFGLVAAQQVNSNITSNTVEAATEVGKINYKPGYSLAVRKSPSVGNNLTGQYLKHGTRWKIIRYTTDTNGVKWADLGKNDWVEAKYLVASSTALSSASTVPAVAKTSTQVQVYRDADKTRAAQTLNANTRWKVIRATVNTQGVTMYDLGNNDWVEASALTANNTLNIYSTSVKVVQIKTGYTASIYSNPNNPQLTGQKLTSGSKWKVIRAAQSVNGEVWYDLGNNDWVQSSYVSDVTSASQSSDRNVKIQAVINLAKQQLGKPYVWGGKGPSAFDCSGFTQYVFLNAVGKNIGGWTVPQESAGRQVAVSQLQAGDLVFWGSHGNTYHVGIYLGNNRYINAPRPGQNVQIATLSSYNPASFGVRVL
- the nrdH gene encoding glutaredoxin-like protein NrdH yields the protein MGNITVYTKNDCVQCKMTKRFLKEHHINYEEKNINSDPDAITYLKSLGFKSVPVVFPKDENPIVGFRPEQLKGLVK
- a CDS encoding DUF2187 family protein, translating into MKKEELEVGQTVSATVKEDIKKPFTGKVEKIYENSVLLEIVSNEAEDNTAVSELNNKIVVNLSSIKKAK
- the nrdI gene encoding class Ib ribonucleoside-diphosphate reductase assembly flavoprotein NrdI, whose protein sequence is MVEIAYYTVTGQTRRFIKKTELDAYEIDDADPYHDMDQPFILIVPAYDDNMMDSVIDFLNFGSNKENLVGVIGTGNRNFNQLYIHTAKDIANSLKAPILYDFEFNGTPTDVARVKEIVANYESTEA
- a CDS encoding LVIS_2131 family protein — protein: MKSAYNYIGVFAWIIVFLLLVFIIQNIRKRHIKMIVMDHVRFSVKNLVLDVLEIVVWGGLLVSMSIVTFFDNPSLNDHARITDSVKFRPLIMTVDQDKSFYVKVNTVQSRDSKVEYTLLSDGNKITINGANSSISDGASPLSPAASAYPFDEKVLVKMDQNYQKAYLATYVARYKKNWRNGLGLSAGRVATEYYLIRIPDQTFVKDQQTK